The genomic segment caccaattggtgtatgtgacaataaatgtcctttgttcttTGAATTAACTTCAAATGAACCAAATATTGACTGTTACAAATACGTTAACCAGTTCCGTTAAATTTGATAACACTAAAGAAATGTGCAACAATGTGGAATTaacagtcatagagtggtacagtgtggaaacaggcccttcggcccaatttgcctacaccggccaacatgtcccagctacactagtcccacctgactgtgcctagtccatatccctccaaacatgtcctaaaaATGaacgtctaactgtttcttaaatgttgggatagtcccagcctcaactccctcctctgacagcttgttccatacacccaccaccatttgagtaaaaaagttacccctcagattcatattaaatcttttctccttcaccttgaagctatgtcctctggtcctcgattcccctactctgggcaagaaatcaTGTGGGTCAACCcgctttattcctctcatgattgtatacacctctataagatcacccctcaaccagtGCAATGAATAGTCTGGGAAAGAGAAAACTGAGTACTATTGGAGTCAAAACTAGAATATCAATTGTTTATGTTCATGGTGTATTAATTAACCCTGTGAGCAGTCATAGACATTTATTCCATACTTCATAaaagaagataagacacaaaaagctggagtaactcagcgggacaggcagcatcactggagagaaggaatgggtgacgtttctaggTGAGACCTGAACCGACCCATCATTCACaataggtctatgttatcccactttcgcatccacttccaacacactggtggcaatttgcagaggcccatTAACCTTCACAAATCTTCACGTcttttgactgtgggaggaaactggagcaactggaaGAAACTTAAGTGGTCAAAAggaaaatgtgtaaactccacacagacaggacctgAGATCcgaatcgagcccgggtctctggcgctgcaatgtagctgctctaccagctgcgctaccatgccgcccATTTATTCTATTGACTATGTGAATTGAAAATGTCCCTTGATGTTTTTCCACCAAGGCAATACAAGCAATGACAATAAGCTGATTCCACTTTAATTAGACATCTGATTAAGAAAcgttatttttattttgcatttaaaattttacatgaaTATTTTTATTATGTGATCAGGTTAAAGACTGTCTGTTCACACGTGCATTTGTTTGACTTCTAAATCTGTTGTCTCCTTGGTGTTTGGCAAGTTCAACCCTAATTATACTCCCACTTACACTTAACCCTGCGAGTGAAGTTACAGCTGCTTCTGCAGTTATTTCATCTTTATAGTCAAGGAAAGCGCGGTGTTGAGCACCTTGCCAATTCAGACGCAGTGGAGCTACATTGTGATCTCTCAAAATATTCTTCAATTCACTGACTCTCAGACTTGGAGGTATGTTACCCATGTAAACTGCAGTAACTCTACTTGTGGCATTAGACTGAGCTTTTGTCTCACATTCTGTTTCTTCTTCACACTTATCACAACTCCCAGTCTTTTCAAATGGATCACTTTTAAGCCGTGTTGCATTTGCACTTTTCCTGGGCATCCTTTCACCAGAGaacttctgcagttctttttcgTCAATGCACCTTTCATCCTTCAGAGCGACATCCTTGCCCTCTTGCTTTTCTCtgcagtaaaaggatttgaggattGGAATTTTTTGCATCATCTCCAAATCCACCTGTCCCGAACAGAAAAGGAAAAACTGATAACAGGTTGTTTAAAGGGAGCACAATTTGTTCTTTGTGTCTCACAAATGTAACTTTGTGCTTCTGGTTTAAAGAGTTGAGAGGTCAGCAGCTAAAGCACggctaacataatcaaaggcttgtcccaccctggtcattccttcttctccctgctctcgtccagcagaaagtacagaagcttgaaagcatgcaccaccagtctcaagaacagcttcattccctgtattatcaggcttctgaacagtccttccataagcctgggtactgtcccattcacctctgcTCCATTATAGACATTCTGTTTATGGAACTGatccactacaatgctgagaattatattatgCATCCATTTATTTGACAATGATATGAGACTAGCCCCGGGGATTCATAATATTGCTGACACCATTTGCTTTTGTCCCAGGTGGGACAAGCCAAACCTGTTTCTCGGCTGCAAATGTGGGATCGTCCAACAGTTGAGCACTGCTTGTTGTGTGAAATGATTTTGCAGCTGAAACTGCAAGTATCACGGGTTAAAACTTATTCAAATCAATtgcttgtagacaaaaatgctggagaaactcagcgggtgagacagcatctatggagcgaaggaaataggcgacgattcgggttgagacctttcttcagactgaggtgggggggtggcggggggacagaagaaaggaagaggcagagacagtgggctgagtgagagctgggaagggaaggggaggagaaacctgaaattggagaagtcaatgttcataccactgtggtgtaagctgcccaagcgaaatatgaggtgctgctcctccaatttacggtgggactcactctggccatggaggaggcccaggacagaaaggtcggattcggaatgggagagagagttgaagtgctgagccaccaggagatcaggttggttattgcgaaccgagcggaggtgttgggcgaagcgatcgccaagcctacggttggtctcaccgatgtagagcagcctgTATGAACCTGTATGAACCTAATACCTGCCAGTCATTGtcatgcccctcctctcttccaactttcttaccCCCCTCCCCGCTgctgcttcccgcaaatccttaaatttccTTAAACCAGAGGTGAGCGcactcaagggaccaattgaggttactcggctgtcggaatttaaggatttgtgggaagcggctgacatgagcgaagccggCAAGTGGCAGGTGACAGGTGTTCAATCGGAGAGCCCGCTCACCTACTGCCAGAGATGAGCGGCCCgcccggcagaaggcgctgaagtggcagtcggttctgctgtcgggtcccggcggccgcttgcAGTCACCCGAGCTGCCTCCCTCCCCGGAAGTGGCAGCTAGTTCTGCTGTCTGTGCCCGGAGCAATGCGGCAGCAGTCAGTGAGTCTgacatgatctccgacccccctccttctcaacactcctgccctccccgcaactttaacccctggcacagactctccacacgctgtgaaaggaactcttcctccaattggtcccttgaattagtattgtcattcaataagatgactactgattcaacttgtcccggtgtgctcccgtttttcccactatCTCTCCAACTGCCTTCATTCTctgtcccccacccattcagtaattacaaaatgaaggagatttagaagccttgggaaaattgaatagttacttatttttattttttacagagagaacaCTCTGCgtatgcgcggtttaagattttttttaaaagccgactgactgcctaccttgagtaattactcatggcacgtgcctggtCCAAACCaactagtgatcaccccatacattagcactatcctacacactagggataatttacaatgttaccaaagccaattaacctgcaaacctgggtacacaaaaaagctggagaaactcagcgggtgcagcagcatctatggagccccatagatgctgctgcacccgctgagtttctccagcttttttgtgtaccttcgattctccagcatctgcagttacttcttaaacctgcaaacctgtacgtttttggaatgtgggaggaaacaggtgcacccggagaaaacccacatggtcacatggaggacgtacaaactctgttcagacagtacccgtagtcaggatcgagcccgggtctctggtgctgtaaagcagtagcccTACCGCTGAGTACATTGGAGAAACTTGGAAAGTTGTTGGAGACAGAATGAAGGTGACATCACCCTTAAGAGGCTAATTACAAATTGGTTCAACTTGCAAATGAATGACAAATACAGGGATTTGTACATAGTGCAGAAAGACCATAGTCTTTCTGAATGGAGAGGAAAATATTTTTGGcagaagaagagaaaaaggaaCTGTGTAGGAAATGAATGAAGTTTGCAAACCTTTGACCATATAATTCCTTGAGGTTTGGAACGTTTACAATCGGTCGTGATCACTTGAGTAGGTGTAAGGATGTAGTCGACAATTAGATCATGGTTGTCCATCAACTCTTCTGGGATGTCCAGCAACTAGAAAAACAGAAGCATAGAAACTGTTGAAAGTTCTAGGCAAACTGTGCCTAAAAATGTGCCGAACGTTCAATAGATGCTACCAAGTGCTTTGCATATTATGTCACTTGTTCTACAGAGCCAAACTTGTTGCTGTTGGCATTTGGTCTGTataactggaaaaaaaaacaccCTCTGGCACCCTCTCCGAACCAGGGAAATGCACTGTAACGGATGCCAAATGGCACCTTTAGCAATGAATGAATTAGAGGAAATGTTTAAGGATCCTTCTGCAAAGCAGCCTTATCCTCGTGTAAATATACATGCAGGTGTTTATTTTTTCAAAAACTTATTTAGAAATTAAACTCGTGTTTAAATGTTTACCTCGCCGATGATTGGCTTCCTGGTTGGGGCTGTTACTCTTGCACCATCTTCCTATGCTAAGCAGTGAAGCACACCACTTAATTCTGAGAGCTGCTGGGTTTTCCCTTCCATTAAGAGGTATCTCCCCAAGCCACTAAGATGCTCATAGATGCTTTTTATGTGCAAACACTAAAGCACCTGGAGGGAATAAACAAAATGGTCAAACTAGatcttctgattttttttttctctgcctgAATTCAAAATATGACCATTTTCAGTTCCATTGGCTTTCATATGACAACAGTTCATAGTACAAAGCACTTCTACCTCTGGGTCAGATTTTGTTAATTTATTCATTTATGGTACGGGTATATAATTGGTAAAGCCAGCATTTACTGCTCACCCCTAATTCCCCATGAGATGGTGTTTTTGGGGCAatcttgaacctttgaacctcttCGAATGAAGAGACTTCACCCATAGTTTGCAGGAGTCACAGAGTAATTCTGAGGGACCGTGTGCTGCCTGAATGAATATACCATGGaatcaaataaaaaataattttgggcagcacggtggtgctgctggtagagctgcagccacacagcaccacagacccgggttgaatcctgacattggatgctgtctgtgtggagtttacattttCTCCCTATCGCGTAGGTTTCTTCTAGGTGCTccatttcctccaacatcccaaacacatgcgggtttgtaagttaattggcctctggaaattacCCCTACAGTGTTGGGAGAGGATCAGAAACATGTGTGAAAGGGTAATTGatggatgggccgaagagcctgcgtccatgctgcatctctaaactaaacagtgatgtccctccaagtcaggatggtgtacaAGTTGACAGTGTTGGGGGATATTCTGCAGTTGTCCCTGCATACCAGCtaccactatcctgcacaatGGTGGAATCAGATTTGAAAAGTGGTGTAAAAAAGTTTACATTGTTCCGGGCCAGAGGAATCGCCTTTAACTTTTCCTCTCGCTGACCTGATTCCTCACGAGTAGACCATATTGGCCCATAGGAGTGGAACAGTAGTGtaacggtatagttgctgccttacagtgccagagacctgggttcgatcctgactatggttgctgtcagtatggagtttgtacatgctctgtgactgcatgggttttctccgggtccttcggtttcctcccacactccaaagactacatgtttgtaggttaattgactttggtgaaatcgtaaattggccctggtgtgtaggatagtgcttgtgtacggggtgatcgctggttggcgcgggctctgtgagccatagggcctgtttctgcatggcatctctaaagtttaaagtctaaaagaAAGTCATAGTCTatggtatgggaatcaagaaccagaggatataggtttaaggtgagaggggaaagaactgATAGGAACCTTACAAGCAACTTTTTCCACTGTGGGTGGTGGGTTAAtaaggaatgagctgtcagaggaggtagttgaggcaggtactataacaacatttaaaagacttttggataagtacatggataggaaatgtttagaggggtatgggccaaatgggggtgaatgggactagcttaaataaggcatcttagttggcatgggtgagttgggctgtcTTTTCAAATATCCTGCAGTACATTGCATCCATGTGTGTATCTTctcaatcttctctgaactctaaAATGAACattacgagaggagttgagtataggaacaaagaggtccttctacagttgtacagggccctggtgataccacacctggagtattgtatgcaattttggtctcctaatttgaggaaggacgttcttgctattgagggagtgcagcgtaggttcacgaggttaattcctgggatggcgggactgtcatatgatgaaaaaatggagcgactgggcttgtattcactggaatttagaaggatgagggggatcgcatagaaacatgtaaaattattaagggattggacacgctagatgcaggaaacatgttcccgatgttgggggagtccagaaacgggggccacagtttaagaataaggggtaggccatttggaactgagttgaggaaaaacgttttcacacagagagttgtgaatttgtggaattctctgcctcagaaggcagtggaggccgattcactggatgcattaaaaagagagttagacagagctcttagggctagcggtatcaaggggtatgggagaagggaggaacagggtactgattgtggatgatcagccattatcacattgaatggccgtgctggctcgaagggccgaatggcttactcctgcacctattgtctatgtatgtaTCTAACAGGAATTCTTACATTAAAACAATCTGGATTATTTAAACAACAGGCACACTTTATTTAAAGTATTGGAGGATTAAAATTACTGTGGGTTGAATAGTGTAAGAATATTCAGCCCTTCATTCAGTTTATTGCCTCATGGAGAGATATGTTAAATTAGATCCCCTCCCATGGAcctaaaaatatttgaaattttcaACATATATCTCTTATactatagtcatacagtgtggaaacaggaccttcagcccatcttgcccacactgtccaacatgtcccatgtacactagATAGATACAACAAGCCTACACATTTTGCTGcttcatttacactagtcccactttcctgtgtttagcccatatccttctaaaaccTGTCCTGTCCCGTCTAATGgaatcttaaacattgcgatagtccctcctgtctcaactgcctcctccgacgGCTTGTTTCATCCAcacaccaccgtttgtgtgaaatagctacccctcagattcctgttaaatctttcccccctcgcctTCATCTGATTACATTTTTAAAGTGCTTACAAGGTCTGCTTCCATTTGTGTATTTTGATTATGGATTTTCCTTCCAATGGAAACATTTTATCATGTTTAATTATTTATCATGTTTGAGGAAtagggcatcttagttggcatgggtgaacatttaatgtttaattaaaaCTCTTCTTAATTTTTTAATGCTTCCATCAAATTTATCCTTAACATCTGTTCAATTGCCTATAATCACAGTTTCCATCGTCTTTCCACGTAACTGAAATCCTTTAGCATTTAACTCAGCCATTGTCATGAAATCATTCAGTCCTCATAACGGAACTTGGATTTTAATTTTCCTTTCTGAACCTTGTTACCAAATCCCGTGATATTAAAATATAGATTTTGAAATGAGACATTACTCATAGAATATTTCACAAAATGCCCAAAATGCATAGGTGGTTGATCAACAACTAAAACAGGCAGGTTAATGTTCTAAGTGTTGCATTTCAATAGAACAGAATGTCCCGCTATCCACTCacagtattttcagtttttatttcaaatttcaccaTTTGTGGTTTTATTTTTCCTCTGCAGTAGCTCATATTTATTTTTCCAAGTTGAAAAGAAAATATTCTATTGATGGCCTCAGTCACAACACCATTTACAGCACTGCCCATTTGCAAAAGTTGATTCGCACAGTAGTCCAAGTTGGATTGGGTGCCAATTGATGGAATATTTCGGTTTGACACATTGGGGAAAACTGCACTATATACATTTAAAGTGTataaaagcaggaatgggctGGATGCTTTTTCAAAAGGGTATTGAGGGTCTGGAAAGCATTGCTGGTTCATGTGGTGGTTTCTAACTCTCTGTATGCCTTTTAGAGGAAGCTGGAGGAGTGTTTGGCTGGGCAATGTATTGCATCATGTTGAAGGTGAATGGATTAACAGTTAAGGCACATTTGGTCAATGTGATCTCCTGGATTggtttcaatagcctgatggggtCGTGCAGACATTTCCCAGATTCCACCCACTGCCTCTACCCCTTTATTAGCTTTGGTTCTCTGCTGGTTTCAGGTCTTTCCCAGGAGATTTCATGGCTGTGGGTGTGAAGTGGAAGCATCCAGGAATAAGAGCAAGGCACTTAATGAAGCAGTCGTTATTTTACTGCCATTTTCGTATGATTCATATATTTAAGTCCCTTCTGTTCAATTACAGATTTTGAGATTagtattaactagaccaagtgcagacccgttgggtctgctcccccaatggtgtgatcccccaacccaatattccaccatgcacccgtctcctccaatggaactgaagccgttctcaaaagtaagattccagcactgccctgcctctttaaaaaaaatccattgacacctcccctgcctgctgcagcagtgaaaagttcagtgttcctgtcttgcaactttgtttcgaagtgtgttggaagctgataggaaggagcagccgtcaacgaatcaaaaggcaggaagggatccgtattgcaggcggacggatttgagttttatatattaatagatgatAGGGTTCACCTTATTAATTTTAAActtgattttagactttagagatacagcgcag from the Leucoraja erinacea ecotype New England chromosome 17, Leri_hhj_1, whole genome shotgun sequence genome contains:
- the mthfsd gene encoding methenyltetrahydrofolate synthase domain-containing protein isoform X8, with the translated sequence MEPAIKLQPGVTKGDIRQKIWDYMEKNNLANFPRPVHHRIPNFKGAAQAAENLPSLREFKNALIVKVNPDKPQEKVRLLVLEARKTLLVPTPRLRKGLFNKIVPPPGAAKEIIRVCSTAQGVKDFSVPVQLDAKVHIDLVVVGSVAVSKNGWRIGKGEGFADLEYAMMVSMGSIDEKTVVVTTVHDCQLLDIPEELMDNHDLIVDYILTPTQVITTDCKRSKPQGIIWSKFFLFCSGQVDLEMMQKIPILKSFYCREKQEGKDVALKDERCIDEKELQKFSGERMPRKSANATRLKSDPFEKTGSCDKCEEETECETKAQSNATSRVTAVYMGNIPPSLRVSELKNILRDHNVAPLRLNWQGAQHRAFLDYKDEITAEAAVTSLAGLSVSGSIIRVELAKHQGDNRFRSQTNARVNRQSLT
- the mthfsd gene encoding methenyltetrahydrofolate synthase domain-containing protein isoform X12, encoding MEPAIKLQPGTNSRGSELEQRVTKGDIRQKIWDYMEKNNLANFPRPVHHRIPNFKGAYDACNKIRNLDCYIKAREVKVDPDKPLEGVRLAALQGVKDFSVPVQLDAKVHIDLVVVGSVAVSKNGWRIGKGEGFADLEYAMMVSMGSIDEKTVVVTTVHDCQLLDIPEELMDNHDLIVDYILTPTQVITTDCKRSKPQGIIWSKFFLFCSGQVDLEMMQKIPILKSFYCREKQEGKDVALKDERCIDEKELQKFSGERMPRKSANATRLKSDPFEKTGSCDKCEEETECETKAQSNATSRVTAVYMGNIPPSLRVSELKNILRDHNVAPLRLNWQGAQHRAFLDYKDEITAEAAVTSLAGLSVSGSIIRVELAKHQGDNRFRSQTNARVNRQSLT
- the mthfsd gene encoding methenyltetrahydrofolate synthase domain-containing protein isoform X7, which gives rise to MEPAIKLQPGVTKGDIRQKIWDYMEKNNLANFPRPVHHRIPNFKGAYDACNKIRNLDCYIKAREVKVDPDKPLEGVRLAALQARKTLLVPTPRLRKGLFNKIVPPPGAAKEIIRVCSTAQGVKDFSVPVQLDAKVHIDLVVVGSVAVSKNGWRIGKGEGFADLEYAMMVSMGSIDEKTVVVTTVHDCQLLDIPEELMDNHDLIVDYILTPTQVITTDCKRSKPQGIIWSKFFLFCSGQVDLEMMQKIPILKSFYCREKQEGKDVALKDERCIDEKELQKFSGERMPRKSANATRLKSDPFEKTGSCDKCEEETECETKAQSNATSRVTAVYMGNIPPSLRVSELKNILRDHNVAPLRLNWQGAQHRAFLDYKDEITAEAAVTSLAGLSVSGSIIRVELAKHQGDNRFRSQTNARVNRQSLT
- the mthfsd gene encoding methenyltetrahydrofolate synthase domain-containing protein isoform X9 codes for the protein MEPAIKLQPGVTKGDIRQKIWDYMEKNNLANFPRPVHHRIPNFKGAYDACNKIRNLDCYIKAREVKVDPDKPLEGVRLAALQARKTLLVPTPRLRKGLFNKIVPPPGAAKEIIRVCSTAQGVKDFSVPVQLDAKVHIDLVVVGSVAVSKNGWRIGKGEGFADLEYAMMVSMGSIDEKTVVVTTVHDCQLLDIPEELMDNHDLIVDYILTPTQVITTDCKRSKPQGIIWSKVDLEMMQKIPILKSFYCREKQEGKDVALKDERCIDEKELQKFSGERMPRKSANATRLKSDPFEKTGSCDKCEEETECETKAQSNATSRVTAVYMGNIPPSLRVSELKNILRDHNVAPLRLNWQGAQHRAFLDYKDEITAEAAVTSLAGLSVSGSIIRVELAKHQGDNRFRSQTNARVNRQSLT
- the mthfsd gene encoding methenyltetrahydrofolate synthase domain-containing protein isoform X2, which codes for MEPAIKLQPGTNSRGSELEQRVTKGDIRQKIWDYMEKNNLANFPRPVHHRIPNFKGAAQAAENLPSLREFKNALIVKVNPDKPQEKVRLLVLEARKTLLVPTPRLRKGLFNKIVPPPGAAKEIIRVCSTAQGVKDFSVPVQLDAKVHIDLVVVGSVAVSKNGWRIGKGEGFADLEYAMMVSMGSIDEKTVVVTTVHDCQLLDIPEELMDNHDLIVDYILTPTQVITTDCKRSKPQGIIWSKFFLFCSGQVDLEMMQKIPILKSFYCREKQEGKDVALKDERCIDEKELQKFSGERMPRKSANATRLKSDPFEKTGSCDKCEEETECETKAQSNATSRVTAVYMGNIPPSLRVSELKNILRDHNVAPLRLNWQGAQHRAFLDYKDEITAEAAVTSLAGLSVSGSIIRVELAKHQGDNRFRSQTNARVNRQSLT
- the mthfsd gene encoding methenyltetrahydrofolate synthase domain-containing protein isoform X3, whose amino-acid sequence is MEPAIKLQPGTNSRGSELEQRVTKGDIRQKIWDYMEKNNLANFPRPVHHRIPNFKGAYDACNKIRNLDCYIKAREVKVDPDKPLEGVRLAALQARKTLLVPTPRLRKGLFNKIVPPPGAAKEIIRVCSTAQGVKDFSVPVQLDAKVHIDLVVVGSVAVSKNGWRIGKGEGFADLEYAMMVSMGSIDEKTVVVTTVHDCQLLDIPEELMDNHDLIVDYILTPTQVITTDCKRSKPQGIIWSKVDLEMMQKIPILKSFYCREKQEGKDVALKDERCIDEKELQKFSGERMPRKSANATRLKSDPFEKTGSCDKCEEETECETKAQSNATSRVTAVYMGNIPPSLRVSELKNILRDHNVAPLRLNWQGAQHRAFLDYKDEITAEAAVTSLAGLSVSGSIIRVELAKHQGDNRFRSQTNARVNRQSLT
- the mthfsd gene encoding methenyltetrahydrofolate synthase domain-containing protein isoform X10 translates to MEKNNLANFPRPVHHRIPNFKGAYDACNKIRNLDCYIKAREVKVDPDKPLEGVRLAALQARKTLLVPTPRLRKGLFNKIVPPPGAAKEIIRVCSTAQGVKDFSVPVQLDAKVHIDLVVVGSVAVSKNGWRIGKGEGFADLEYAMMVSMGSIDEKTVVVTTVHDCQLLDIPEELMDNHDLIVDYILTPTQVITTDCKRSKPQGIIWSKFFLFCSGQVDLEMMQKIPILKSFYCREKQEGKDVALKDERCIDEKELQKFSGERMPRKSANATRLKSDPFEKTGSCDKCEEETECETKAQSNATSRVTAVYMGNIPPSLRVSELKNILRDHNVAPLRLNWQGAQHRAFLDYKDEITAEAAVTSLAGLSVSGSIIRVELAKHQGDNRFRSQTNARVNRQSLT
- the mthfsd gene encoding methenyltetrahydrofolate synthase domain-containing protein isoform X5, which translates into the protein MKIEQTIVCKSFCVTKGDIRQKIWDYMEKNNLANFPRPVHHRIPNFKGAYDACNKIRNLDCYIKAREVKVDPDKPLEGVRLAALQARKTLLVPTPRLRKGLFNKIVPPPGAAKEIIRVCSTAQGVKDFSVPVQLDAKVHIDLVVVGSVAVSKNGWRIGKGEGFADLEYAMMVSMGSIDEKTVVVTTVHDCQLLDIPEELMDNHDLIVDYILTPTQVITTDCKRSKPQGIIWSKFFLFCSGQVDLEMMQKIPILKSFYCREKQEGKDVALKDERCIDEKELQKFSGERMPRKSANATRLKSDPFEKTGSCDKCEEETECETKAQSNATSRVTAVYMGNIPPSLRVSELKNILRDHNVAPLRLNWQGAQHRAFLDYKDEITAEAAVTSLAGLSVSGSIIRVELAKHQGDNRFRSQTNARVNRQSLT
- the mthfsd gene encoding methenyltetrahydrofolate synthase domain-containing protein isoform X11, producing MEKNNLANFPRPVHHRIPNFKGAAQAAENLPSLREFKNALIVKVNPDKPQEKVRLLVLEARKTLLVPTPRLRKGLFNKIVPPPGAAKEIIRVCSTAQGVKDFSVPVQLDAKVHIDLVVVGSVAVSKNGWRIGKGEGFADLEYAMMVSMGSIDEKTVVVTTVHDCQLLDIPEELMDNHDLIVDYILTPTQVITTDCKRSKPQGIIWSKFFLFCSGQVDLEMMQKIPILKSFYCREKQEGKDVALKDERCIDEKELQKFSGERMPRKSANATRLKSDPFEKTGSCDKCEEETECETKAQSNATSRVTAVYMGNIPPSLRVSELKNILRDHNVAPLRLNWQGAQHRAFLDYKDEITAEAAVTSLAGLSVSGSIIRVELAKHQGDNRFRSQTNARVNRQSLT
- the mthfsd gene encoding methenyltetrahydrofolate synthase domain-containing protein isoform X6, yielding MKIEQTIVCKSFCVTKGDIRQKIWDYMEKNNLANFPRPVHHRIPNFKGAAQAAENLPSLREFKNALIVKVNPDKPQEKVRLLVLEARKTLLVPTPRLRKGLFNKIVPPPGAAKEIIRVCSTAQGVKDFSVPVQLDAKVHIDLVVVGSVAVSKNGWRIGKGEGFADLEYAMMVSMGSIDEKTVVVTTVHDCQLLDIPEELMDNHDLIVDYILTPTQVITTDCKRSKPQGIIWSKFFLFCSGQVDLEMMQKIPILKSFYCREKQEGKDVALKDERCIDEKELQKFSGERMPRKSANATRLKSDPFEKTGSCDKCEEETECETKAQSNATSRVTAVYMGNIPPSLRVSELKNILRDHNVAPLRLNWQGAQHRAFLDYKDEITAEAAVTSLAGLSVSGSIIRVELAKHQGDNRFRSQTNARVNRQSLT
- the mthfsd gene encoding methenyltetrahydrofolate synthase domain-containing protein isoform X4; the encoded protein is MEPAIKLQPGTNSRGSELEQRVTKGDIRQKIWDYMEKNNLANFPRPVHHRIPNFKGAAQAAENLPSLREFKNALIVKVNPDKPQEKVRLLVLEARKTLLVPTPRLRKGLFNKIVPPPGAAKEIIRVCSTAQGVKDFSVPVQLDAKVHIDLVVVGSVAVSKNGWRIGKGEGFADLEYAMMVSMGSIDEKTVVVTTVHDCQLLDIPEELMDNHDLIVDYILTPTQVITTDCKRSKPQGIIWSKVDLEMMQKIPILKSFYCREKQEGKDVALKDERCIDEKELQKFSGERMPRKSANATRLKSDPFEKTGSCDKCEEETECETKAQSNATSRVTAVYMGNIPPSLRVSELKNILRDHNVAPLRLNWQGAQHRAFLDYKDEITAEAAVTSLAGLSVSGSIIRVELAKHQGDNRFRSQTNARVNRQSLT
- the mthfsd gene encoding methenyltetrahydrofolate synthase domain-containing protein isoform X1, which codes for MEPAIKLQPGTNSRGSELEQRVTKGDIRQKIWDYMEKNNLANFPRPVHHRIPNFKGAYDACNKIRNLDCYIKAREVKVDPDKPLEGVRLAALQARKTLLVPTPRLRKGLFNKIVPPPGAAKEIIRVCSTAQGVKDFSVPVQLDAKVHIDLVVVGSVAVSKNGWRIGKGEGFADLEYAMMVSMGSIDEKTVVVTTVHDCQLLDIPEELMDNHDLIVDYILTPTQVITTDCKRSKPQGIIWSKFFLFCSGQVDLEMMQKIPILKSFYCREKQEGKDVALKDERCIDEKELQKFSGERMPRKSANATRLKSDPFEKTGSCDKCEEETECETKAQSNATSRVTAVYMGNIPPSLRVSELKNILRDHNVAPLRLNWQGAQHRAFLDYKDEITAEAAVTSLAGLSVSGSIIRVELAKHQGDNRFRSQTNARVNRQSLT